A single region of the Triticum dicoccoides isolate Atlit2015 ecotype Zavitan chromosome 2B, WEW_v2.0, whole genome shotgun sequence genome encodes:
- the LOC119365373 gene encoding methyl-CpG-binding domain-containing protein 13-like isoform X2 has translation MVETKREPAGEGLPDGWLKEYRPRKPRPGSRFRRDKFYIDPTNSYEFRSLKEVHHYLESQDTSDSVVTPKKKKIEDLQVSGNKSQHAGRPSSEPEGVSKGRLADLELQVARKNDQRLNHESAAREEANVEPKPKGKKQKTEPVKQIAAPVRSSPRLTALKRNEEANNVPRDPLVDAQTDIADQVQPTEQVKNPKSKAISSPVIQNKDGAHAPSTSGNAEDKYPSAPEQILGASAACSLTEVGRQNAHAPPQQNGLVGTADAMPGYSLSSLFRSIWSDPCLEFAFRTLTGDLPVLDNNLAVANYFLPPQDSNKRTVPPNCSSSSYDGARKNHGQVDSVRLPMPMPMPRPSDKLYSSGWFPPQ, from the exons ATG GTTGAGACGAAACGCGAGCCTGCCGGAGAGGGGTTACCTGATGGTTGGCTGAAAGAGTACAGGCCTAGAAAGCCTCGGCCTGGATCTAGGTTCAGGAGGGACAAG TTCTACATTGATCCTACAAATAGCTACGAATTTCGTTCTCTCAAAGAAGTTCACCACTATCTCGAATCTCAAGATACCAGTGATAGTGTTGTGACACCAAAGAAGAAGAAAATTGAGGACCTGCAGGTTTCAGGGAACAAATCTCAACAT GCTGGACGGCCATCATCAGAGCCCGAGGGTGTCTCCAAAGGGAGGCTTGCAGACTTGGAGCTTCAGGTGGCAAGAAAGAACGATCAGCGTCTGAACCATGAATCTGCTGCAAGAGAAGAAGCAAATGTAGAgccgaaacccaagggaaagaagCAAAAAACTGAACCCGTGAAACAGATTGCTGCACCTGTTCGATCGTCACCTCGTTTAACTGCGCTGAAAAGGAACGAGGAAGCCAATAATGTACCTAGAGACCCACTTGTGGACGCACAGACAGATATCGCTGATCAGGTACAACCAACAGAGCAAGTTAAAAATCCTAAGTCAAAGGCAATTTCCTCTCCAGTAATTCAGAATAAAGATGGAGCACATGCCCCAAGTACTTCTGGAAATGCTGAAGACAAGTATCCTTCGGCTCCTGAACAAATACTAGGAGCATCTGCTGCATGCTCGTTAACAGAAGTTGGACGCCAGAATGCGCATGCTCCGCCGCAACAGAACGGACTTGTCGGAACAGCTGATGCTATGCCCGGATATTCCCTGTCATCGCTGTTTCGAAGTATCTGGTCAGACCCATGCCTGGAGTTTGCATTCAGGACTCTTACAGGTGATCTCCCTGTCCTTGACAACAACCTAGCTGTTGCAAACTACTTCCTTCCACCGCAGGACTCGAACAAAAGGACCGTGCCACCCAATTGTTCATCTTCCAGTTATGACGGTGCTCGGAAGAACCATGGCCAAGTCGACAGTGTCAGGCTGCCAATGCCAATGCCAATGCCAAGGCCATCAGATAAGCTCTACAGCAGTGGCTGGTTCCCTCCTCAGTGA
- the LOC119365373 gene encoding methyl-CpG-binding domain-containing protein 13-like isoform X1, whose protein sequence is MLTISLHDLGCFSLTGSCGLHCPNGIMVETKREPAGEGLPDGWLKEYRPRKPRPGSRFRRDKFYIDPTNSYEFRSLKEVHHYLESQDTSDSVVTPKKKKIEDLQVSGNKSQHAGRPSSEPEGVSKGRLADLELQVARKNDQRLNHESAAREEANVEPKPKGKKQKTEPVKQIAAPVRSSPRLTALKRNEEANNVPRDPLVDAQTDIADQVQPTEQVKNPKSKAISSPVIQNKDGAHAPSTSGNAEDKYPSAPEQILGASAACSLTEVGRQNAHAPPQQNGLVGTADAMPGYSLSSLFRSIWSDPCLEFAFRTLTGDLPVLDNNLAVANYFLPPQDSNKRTVPPNCSSSSYDGARKNHGQVDSVRLPMPMPMPRPSDKLYSSGWFPPQ, encoded by the exons ATGCTTACCATTTCCTTGCATGATTTAGGATGTTTTAGCCTGACAGGATCCTGTGGCCTGCACTGCCCAAACGGGATCATG GTTGAGACGAAACGCGAGCCTGCCGGAGAGGGGTTACCTGATGGTTGGCTGAAAGAGTACAGGCCTAGAAAGCCTCGGCCTGGATCTAGGTTCAGGAGGGACAAG TTCTACATTGATCCTACAAATAGCTACGAATTTCGTTCTCTCAAAGAAGTTCACCACTATCTCGAATCTCAAGATACCAGTGATAGTGTTGTGACACCAAAGAAGAAGAAAATTGAGGACCTGCAGGTTTCAGGGAACAAATCTCAACAT GCTGGACGGCCATCATCAGAGCCCGAGGGTGTCTCCAAAGGGAGGCTTGCAGACTTGGAGCTTCAGGTGGCAAGAAAGAACGATCAGCGTCTGAACCATGAATCTGCTGCAAGAGAAGAAGCAAATGTAGAgccgaaacccaagggaaagaagCAAAAAACTGAACCCGTGAAACAGATTGCTGCACCTGTTCGATCGTCACCTCGTTTAACTGCGCTGAAAAGGAACGAGGAAGCCAATAATGTACCTAGAGACCCACTTGTGGACGCACAGACAGATATCGCTGATCAGGTACAACCAACAGAGCAAGTTAAAAATCCTAAGTCAAAGGCAATTTCCTCTCCAGTAATTCAGAATAAAGATGGAGCACATGCCCCAAGTACTTCTGGAAATGCTGAAGACAAGTATCCTTCGGCTCCTGAACAAATACTAGGAGCATCTGCTGCATGCTCGTTAACAGAAGTTGGACGCCAGAATGCGCATGCTCCGCCGCAACAGAACGGACTTGTCGGAACAGCTGATGCTATGCCCGGATATTCCCTGTCATCGCTGTTTCGAAGTATCTGGTCAGACCCATGCCTGGAGTTTGCATTCAGGACTCTTACAGGTGATCTCCCTGTCCTTGACAACAACCTAGCTGTTGCAAACTACTTCCTTCCACCGCAGGACTCGAACAAAAGGACCGTGCCACCCAATTGTTCATCTTCCAGTTATGACGGTGCTCGGAAGAACCATGGCCAAGTCGACAGTGTCAGGCTGCCAATGCCAATGCCAATGCCAAGGCCATCAGATAAGCTCTACAGCAGTGGCTGGTTCCCTCCTCAGTGA